The DNA sequence TAGTCGTAGCGCACCACCACCGGCACCGGCAGCCCATGGGTCACGTTCAGGCGCGAGCCGATCTTCACCCCGACGTCGAGATCGGGCGCCGCTTCCTCGACCGTGTCCATATATGCAAAGTAGGTCAGGTTGCGCAGCTGGATCTCCTCGAAACCGATCCCGATGCCGAGGAACCGTTCGGCGTGCCCGACGTCGGCATAGCGTCCGTCGTGATAGCTGCGCACGTAGTCGATCTGCGACAGGTTGTTCGCGATGAGCCGTGCCGCCAGCCGTGCCATCCCGTCGGCCACGCCCTCCGCGGACACCTGCACACGCTCCAGGATCCTGGCCTCGGCCTCGGCGGCCGGCAGCCGCGCCGTCTCGGCATACAGCTCCTGCGCCTCCACACCCGCCTGCGGGTCGATGCGGCCATCGGCACCGGGCACATGCACGCGGATCGCATCGGTGTCGGTGTCCATGCCGATCAACAGCAGGTCGATCGACGCGCCGCAGCAGAAACTGTTCTGCACCGCCTGCTGGAACCCGAGCAGGCGTTCCAATCCCGCTTGCGCGGCCTGCTGTTCGTCCGATCCGTGCGCCGCGCACCCCTCGTGGTCCGGATCACTGGAGCTATAGTGGTACACCACTGCCTTCAGGTACCGGGTCGGCGCATCGGCGGTGTTCGGCCGCCCTTCCCGGAACCGCAGCATCTCCGTCTCGACCCATTTCTGCAGGCTGTCCTCGATATCGAACAGCGCGCCCGCATAGGACTTGCGTCGAACTGCCCGGTACGGCAGCCGGAGCACGTAGCGGATCACATGGGCCAGCCGACCGTCGGCGCAGGGCGACACGTCCAGCGTATGGAACCCGCAGTCCTGCAGGAACGACTGGAACATGTCTTCGTCGTCGGAGCCCAGCGGATCGTCGGTGAAGAACTCGTCACAGAAGCGCCGGTAGGTTTCGAACACGCACCACGCGAACAGCCGCCGCATATCGAGCTGGGAGACCCAGGCGTCGCCCAGAATCTCGGGCGGCAGCTCGTAGCCGAGCCGCTCGCGCGCAATCGCCTGGGCCCGCGTCTCGAAATCTTCCTCGTGCTGCAGCGCCGACAGCCGCTTTAACACCGGAACAATGTTGTCGAACGACTCCTTCACGCGGCGCTCGTACCCGAACAGGTAGGCGTTCTCGTCGCCTCGCGTCAGCGGATGCAGCCCCCGCGCCGCGCCGCCGCGACCGAACGACGGGCGCGTCGGACGCCGCGAGGTTGCCGGGACAGGCGCAGGCGCCGGTCCCTGCGACCAGAACAACGAACGTGGCGATTGACGGCGACCAGGCATCACGGTTCTCCCCCGGGATCAGCCCCGGGCGCCTCCCGAGTAGGTCACCAGTGCACCCCGATCGGTGTTGCCGCTGCCTCCGGTCACCTTGGCGACCGGCAGGGGCAGATCCTCGTTACGCTTGGGCGCTGGCTCGGGGGGCATCGCGGACATCGGGCCGCCACGGCGCGTCGGGTTGCGGCGCATCGCAGAGGCGCCCTCGGTCCCGGTGACGCGGTCGCCACGATCCCAGTCGTCACCGGTGA is a window from the Thioalkalivibrio paradoxus ARh 1 genome containing:
- a CDS encoding carboxysome shell carbonic anhydrase; protein product: MPGRRQSPRSLFWSQGPAPAPVPATSRRPTRPSFGRGGAARGLHPLTRGDENAYLFGYERRVKESFDNIVPVLKRLSALQHEEDFETRAQAIARERLGYELPPEILGDAWVSQLDMRRLFAWCVFETYRRFCDEFFTDDPLGSDDEDMFQSFLQDCGFHTLDVSPCADGRLAHVIRYVLRLPYRAVRRKSYAGALFDIEDSLQKWVETEMLRFREGRPNTADAPTRYLKAVVYHYSSSDPDHEGCAAHGSDEQQAAQAGLERLLGFQQAVQNSFCCGASIDLLLIGMDTDTDAIRVHVPGADGRIDPQAGVEAQELYAETARLPAAEAEARILERVQVSAEGVADGMARLAARLIANNLSQIDYVRSYHDGRYADVGHAERFLGIGIGFEEIQLRNLTYFAYMDTVEEAAPDLDVGVKIGSRLNVTHGLPVPVVVRYDYHGQVPGSRDRAVAHCERVNRALHSRYRDLSARGLLHTLQIVRDCNARGPIEALSCSVRGTPQGGH